CAGGTATACGAAGGTGTGTCAGATAACACAAGACCTTGTGGACGAATCTTGTGGACGGACCATGTGGCTATTTCTTGTGGACGAGAGATTTCTGGACGAATCTCCTAGATATTCTTCGTGGACGCGTCCACAAGATCCGGATTTCGGACGTTTCTTGTGGACGTACCTTCTGGACATTCCTTGTCGACGCGGTACAAGCCGCCCTCGCCTAGACGGTCAGGACTAGACGGTGAGGACGCGGTCGGCGATGCGCATGGTCGATTCGCGGTGCGAGACCAGCACGATGGCGACGTCACGCTTGCTGGCCAGCTCGTTGATCGAGCGCAGGATCACCGCCTCGCTCAGCGCGTCCACACGACTGGTGGGCTCATCGAAGAGGATCAGCGAGGCGTCGGTGAGGAATACCCTCGCCAGGCCGACGCGCTGCCGCTCCCCCTCCGAAAGACGGGCGCCCAGCTCCTCCACGCAGGTGTCGAGACCGTCGGGCAGCGAATCCACAAACTCCTTAAGCGAGGCCTGCTCGCACGCCCTGAGCAGTTCGCCCTCACTCGCGTCCGGCTTGGCGACCAGGAGGTTGTCGCGGATGGTGCCGTTGAACATGTAGGTCTCCTGGCCCATCACGGTCTGCACGTGGCGGCGATGGTGCGCGTCGATCTGCGGCAGCGGCTGGCCGGAGAAATCGACCACGCCGCCCTGCGGATCCCAGTAGCGCATGAGCAGCTTGAGGATCGTGGACTTGCCGCGCCCCGAAGGCCCTTGCAACCCGAGGATTCCCGAGCGGGGAACGAGCAGGTTGAAGTTCCTGAAGACCGGCTTGGCCAACGGCTCGCGCCCGACCGTGAGGCCGTCGTAGGCCGCGTCCGCGCCGAACGCCGAGGCCGACACAGTGGGCGTGGCGTGCTTCTGGTGATAGGTGAAGGTGATGTCGCTGAGCTCCATGCCGTCGTATTTCGGCTTGGCGATGCCGGTTTCCTCCACCGCCGGGGCCTCGTCCAGAATGGCGAAGATGCGACGGGCCGCGCCGAACGTGCGCGTGAGGTTCGGCGGAAGCGCGCTAAGCGCCAGGGTCGGGCCGAACGAGCTGGCCACGAGGACCACCGCGGCCAGGCAGCCGAGGGCCATGGAGGGATCGTGCTGGCAGACGTCGAGGGCGACGAACGAGGCGGCGATCAGCGAGAAGACGATGAGCACGTCGCCCAGGCCGGAGAAGACGCCGTTCTTGCGGCTCAGGCGGTTCTGCAGCAGCCAAAGCTCCTTGCTGCGGGAGACGACGGCCTTGAGGCGCTGCGAGCCACGGCCAAAGCGGATGATCTCGTCGAGGCCGCGCATGTCGTCAAGCACGCGGTCGTCGAGGGCGGCGGACTCCTCGCGGATACGTGCGCCGATGCCGCTGACGCTCGAGGCGAAGAGCTCCGGGAGCACCACGCCCATAAGCAGGTGCGAGATGATGAGCAGCAATGCGAAGCCCGGATCCAGCGTCCAGAGCGCCACCGCGTAGCAGATCGAGGTGACGACGGCGACGACCACCGGGGCGATGGTGTCGGCGAAGAAGACCTCAAGCTGTTCCACATCCTCGGTGATCAGCGCGACCAAATCACCCTTGCCACGTCCCAGCAGCTTGCCGGGGGCCAGGTTGCGCAGTGCGTTGAAGGTTTTGGAGCGGAAGAGCGAGAGCAGGCGGAACGAGGCGCTGCGGGTCATGAACTGCTCGCTGAAGCGCATCAGGCCGCGCAGCAGGGCGCACACGGCCATCGCCACGATCGAGGCGGTGAGGCTGAAGCCCCAGATGGGGTGGCCGAAGCCGGCGGCGAACGCCATGACGCCGAAGACAGGCAGGAAGGTGCCGGCCAGCTGCGAGATGGAGCCGAGCAGGCAGGCGGCGACCAGCCAGTGCATGAGCGGGCCGACCTCGCTCAACAGGCGGCGCACCACGCGGAACGTGCCCATCGGCTTGGATGGTGAAGATGCCTGGATGGAAGTCGAATTCGCGTCGGAGCCGTGCTGGGCACGGACGTTGCCATGTGTTGCCGAAGAGACGGCATCCGCGCTTGGCACGCGGGCGGCCGCCGCTGCGTTGGATTTCGATTTGCCATTCGTTGTTGCGGACGAAACGGAGGCAGCCGCACCGGTCTTGGCCTTGTCACGCTTGCCATAGTGCAGGCTCCAGCCGTCGCGGTGGGTGATGCGCTCCATCATCTCCTGGTCGCGGTACATCTCGGCGTAGATGCCATTTGTTGCCATAAGCTCGGCGTGCGTGCCCTCCTCCGCGACATGCCCGGCGTCGAAGACCACGATGTCGTCGGCCTTGGCGGCCTCGGCGAGATGGTGGGTGACCATGATGACGGTGTGGGTGCGGGCGAGGCTGCGGATGGTGGACTCGATGAGGCGTTCGCTTTCGGCGTCGACGCTGCTGGTGGCCTCGTCGAAGACGTAGACAGGGCTGTCGCGCAGCAGGGCACGGGCGATGGCGAGGCGCTGGCGCTGTCCGCTGGAGAGGTTGCTGGCGTCCTGCTCGATGCGCATGTCGAGGCCGCCGGGCTGCGAGTAGACGTAGTCGTCGATGCGGGCGTCGTCAAGCGCCAGCCACATCTCGTTGGCGGTGGCGGTGGGCTTGGCCATCAGCAGGTTCTCACGCAGGGTGCCTTCGAACAGGTGATTCTGGGCCGATACCAGGGTGACCGTGTCGGCCAGGGAGCGGGTGCGCAGGCTTCGCACCTCGCAGCTGCTCACGCTGTCGAAGATGCGGTAGCCCAGGCGTAGCGAGCCGCCGTAGACCCTGTTGGTGCCGGCGATCAGCGAGGCGGCGGTCGATTTGCCCGAGCCGCTCGCGCCAACGATGGCGGTCAGGCGGCCGGCGCGCACCGAGAAGCTCGCGCCGTCCATCGCGCGCACCGTCTTGGAGGTGAGGGCATGGCGGTTGGAAGTCGCGGCGGAAGCGCCGGTTTTCGCGGAAATGGAAGTGTTGGACGTATCGGATTTGTCGGATTTCCCAGACTTTCCAGCGACATCACCAACATTGCTGCCATTATCATTGTTGCCATTATTGGCATCGCTCGCAGCGGTATCAGCCCCAAGCCCGTCCTGATCGAACGGCTCGTAGGTGTACTCGACGTTGTTGAAGGTGATGGAGAAATCGTGGGCGTCGCGCGGCAGAGTCATCTGCCCGTCGTCGGCCACGGGGGCGTCGAGGATGGAGAAGATGCGCTTGGTGGAGGTCAGGCCGTTCAACGCGATATAGAAGTACGAGCCCAGACGGCGCAACGGGGTGAAGAAGGTGATCGAAAGCAGCACGATGACCATGGCCGCGGGGAGCCCAAGACGGCCCGAGAAAACCTGCCAGACCGCCACGCCGATGCCCGCCGCGGCGCCCGTGTAGGCGACCAGGTCGACGGTGGAGAGCGAGCGCAGCTGCACCTTGAGCAGCCGCATCGTCATCTTGCGCAGGCCCTCGGATTTGCTCTCCATGTGCTTGGCGGCCACACCGTCGGCGTCGAAGGTCTTGAGGGTCTCGAGGCCCTGGATGTTGTCGAGGAACATGCCGCCCATGTCGGTGTAGGCGCCCCAATAGCGCGGCAGGACCTTGGAGGCGTCGACAGCGGCGAGCGCGACCACGCCGATCAGCAGCGGCACGCAGGCCAGGAGCACCAGCGAGGCGAAGGTGTTGATGGGTAGCAGAACCACGAAAAGCGTCAGGGTGGCCGCCACGGAGAAGATGAGCTGCGGCAGGAAGAGCTCGAAGAAACTCTGCAGTTGGTCAACGCCCTCGCTCATCGACTGCACCACGTCGGCGGTGCGCACGTGGCGGGCGTAGGAGGGGCCGAGGTCGAGCATCTTCTCGTAGAGGCGCTCACGAAGCGAGAGTTTGACCTTCTCGCTGGCCTGCGAGCCGAAGAAATGGGCCGCGCGGTTGGCGAGGTATTTGACGATGACGATGACCACGAAGGCGAAGACGAAAGCCGAATAATCGTCGGGGAAGGCCTGGAAACCGTTGAGGATCTTGGCCAGCTGCTTGCCGTTCGAGGTGATGACGGGGAACAGCTTGCCCAGAAGACCGACGGCCATGAACGCGAAGCCGACGTCGGCCAGCAGCGAGATCCATAGGCACAGGACCTTGGCGGCCACCAACATTCCGACACGCGGCACCAACGTAAACAGCCGTTTATCGAACATAGAAAAACCTTTCAAAGCGAAACCCTCAGCCTGCTCATGAACCTTCTGCCAACCTGCTTATCGACCTGCCATAAACCTGTTATCAGCCTGTTTCATCCCGGACCATCGTAAGACAATGCCTTCAAAGAATACTGTACGAGCCACGACACCCAAAACACATGCGCGAAACTCCCACAGACACGCCGAAAATCGGAGTTTTGGGGAGGGTTGGAGGAGGTGTTGAAGAAGGAATCGGCAGCCAGGTCGGCTGACCGGTTCGACACCCAGGTTGCAAACGTGACGCAAACATCCGTATCAGCGTCACAAACGCAACCAATTGAACCACCAGGTTACAAACGCGACGCAAACCAACCCATCGGCGTTACAATCACAACCTGGCGAGCGAGATTATTGCAAACGCGACGCAAACTTATGTATTAGCGTCACAATCGCAACCAACTTATTACAAATGTGACGCAAAACGCCATATTGGCGTCACAAATGCAACTAATAAGGACCCCCAGTCGCGTTTGCGACGCAAACTGGCCCACTTCCGTCACAAACGCGACTGGCGGGACCCCGAGATTGCAAATGTGACGCAAACTAACCCATCGGCGTCACAAACGCAACCAACTCATCGGGACCCCACATTGCAAATGCGACACAAACCAACCGATTACCGTCACAAACGCAATCAATCCATTGCATATGTGACGCGAACCGGCGTTTTGGCGTCACAAATGCAACCAATCAGCATGCCAAGATTGCGAACGTGACGCAAACGAACGTAAAGGCGTCACAATCGCAACCTGGTGGACGAGATCATGGCAAATGTGTCGCAAATCAGCGTAATGGCGTCGCAAATGCAACTGATGATTGGTTGTGGCCGAATGTCACTTCGTGGATTCACGCACCACCAGTTCGAGCGGCAGGGTGGTGCCCGATGGAGCGCCGCCGTTCATCAGGTCGATGAGCTGGTCGACCATGTGCTTGCCGATGCCGTCGAACGGCTGGCGGATCGTGGTCAGCGGCGGCTCGCAGATCCGCGCCACGGCCTGGTCGTCAAAGCCGACCACCTGCACGTCGCCCGGCACGGCCAGGCCTTGCTGACGGAGGGCCTGCAAGGCGCCGGCGGCCATCAGATCGGAGGCGGCGAACAGGCCGTCGATAGGGCTTTCGGCTTTGGCCGCGTTGTCCGTTTGCTCTACTTTGGCTGCGTTCCCTGCGCGCTTAATATCGCCTGTATTATCAGCGCCGCCTGTTTGATTAGCATTACCAGCATTGTCAACGTTATCGGCGTTATCCGTTAGT
This Bifidobacterium sp. ESL0790 DNA region includes the following protein-coding sequences:
- a CDS encoding ATP-binding cassette domain-containing protein; this translates as MFDKRLFTLVPRVGMLVAAKVLCLWISLLADVGFAFMAVGLLGKLFPVITSNGKQLAKILNGFQAFPDDYSAFVFAFVVIVIVKYLANRAAHFFGSQASEKVKLSLRERLYEKMLDLGPSYARHVRTADVVQSMSEGVDQLQSFFELFLPQLIFSVAATLTLFVVLLPINTFASLVLLACVPLLIGVVALAAVDASKVLPRYWGAYTDMGGMFLDNIQGLETLKTFDADGVAAKHMESKSEGLRKMTMRLLKVQLRSLSTVDLVAYTGAAAGIGVAVWQVFSGRLGLPAAMVIVLLSITFFTPLRRLGSYFYIALNGLTSTKRIFSILDAPVADDGQMTLPRDAHDFSITFNNVEYTYEPFDQDGLGADTAASDANNGNNDNGSNVGDVAGKSGKSDKSDTSNTSISAKTGASAATSNRHALTSKTVRAMDGASFSVRAGRLTAIVGASGSGKSTAASLIAGTNRVYGGSLRLGYRIFDSVSSCEVRSLRTRSLADTVTLVSAQNHLFEGTLRENLLMAKPTATANEMWLALDDARIDDYVYSQPGGLDMRIEQDASNLSSGQRQRLAIARALLRDSPVYVFDEATSSVDAESERLIESTIRSLARTHTVIMVTHHLAEAAKADDIVVFDAGHVAEEGTHAELMATNGIYAEMYRDQEMMERITHRDGWSLHYGKRDKAKTGAAASVSSATTNGKSKSNAAAAARVPSADAVSSATHGNVRAQHGSDANSTSIQASSPSKPMGTFRVVRRLLSEVGPLMHWLVAACLLGSISQLAGTFLPVFGVMAFAAGFGHPIWGFSLTASIVAMAVCALLRGLMRFSEQFMTRSASFRLLSLFRSKTFNALRNLAPGKLLGRGKGDLVALITEDVEQLEVFFADTIAPVVVAVVTSICYAVALWTLDPGFALLLIISHLLMGVVLPELFASSVSGIGARIREESAALDDRVLDDMRGLDEIIRFGRGSQRLKAVVSRSKELWLLQNRLSRKNGVFSGLGDVLIVFSLIAASFVALDVCQHDPSMALGCLAAVVLVASSFGPTLALSALPPNLTRTFGAARRIFAILDEAPAVEETGIAKPKYDGMELSDITFTYHQKHATPTVSASAFGADAAYDGLTVGREPLAKPVFRNFNLLVPRSGILGLQGPSGRGKSTILKLLMRYWDPQGGVVDFSGQPLPQIDAHHRRHVQTVMGQETYMFNGTIRDNLLVAKPDASEGELLRACEQASLKEFVDSLPDGLDTCVEELGARLSEGERQRVGLARVFLTDASLILFDEPTSRVDALSEAVILRSINELASKRDVAIVLVSHRESTMRIADRVLTV